In Salvelinus namaycush isolate Seneca chromosome 20, SaNama_1.0, whole genome shotgun sequence, the following proteins share a genomic window:
- the LOC120065456 gene encoding NFX1-type zinc finger-containing protein 1-like yields MGYKTLEELSGKEPSEIAITLASSYGLQALLDEREMRKDLVQLLCQVLCKAFLSKTDRQTLQHLAGLIKNSGFLRTILPHYVMGMGSEFDLTRREQYPQHLDNIMTLLAEVLRIFPASSIQAVSMIVALFRPVINSLRAVGVDVLEQTEESLERIQVLVEHLQERAREGTLKSDNYSFITPQEDAPPGEADFRTLPIYPTPEEFHQEQRPFLRPNLIFKRYDSGLLYLDTHFRLMREDFVRPLREGIQQLLQSQQDLGNKDIPLRKRRFDDITVYFDTRLVVPMCTRSGLAYKVQFDSKPLKFVRWQNSKRLIYGSLVCMSCDNFETFLFATVSDRDPKELEKGFVQIIFSTESRRALAGVEAHQSFLMVETTAYFEAYRYVLEGLQELEVEDLPFQRYIVECSSEVHPPAYLPMRDTYDLSAIAVPEFKSSRFHTLDPEAWPPMEQLGLDESQMRALQLALTKELAIIQGPPGTGKTYTGLKIAQALLTNQEVWKGVFDTSPMLVVCYTNHALDQFLEGIHKFLPDGIVRVGGRSNSEALKRFTLGELKRSHDFRRRLPQHLRRANSEIYDALRTEETKIQTQSVQLECSLRGILREQFLQRFISEEHWDSLSLQPALDGFESYGGKKPSMIMEWLGLGSTAFQQRTPHPQNDNADGEMDEDEEEEDLIEIAEEADLIQAERFVEVSDMHHSHDDDRRKMEETVRDMAEMMLAMNLENTQIHAEQSEEGWEIQRVQKRKMKHRIRRELGSSSAMSEDEVDTILDVWTLSLPDRWRLYRLWVGRYRTELRMRAQQAEQDYQDAAERLAEIRLREDLCVLKDAKVIGMTTTGAARWRKALQEVRPRLVIVEEAAEVLEAHTITTLSQACQHLILIGDHQQLRPSATVFELAKNFNLEVSMFERLIKMDFPYVRLNYQHRMRPDIARLLVPHIYSELENHPSVMNYDNVKGLLSNMFFVEHTYPEEEIRDGKSRQNLHEALFVVALCRYLLLQEYQPSQITILTTYTGQLHCLRKLMPAKEFNGVKVHVVDKYQGEENDIVLLSLVRSNKEGKVGFLNIPNRVCVALSRAKKGLYCIGNMAMLGKVKLWSNILHTLREKDQVGPALTLCCQNHPERHIKAFCGDDFKHAPEGGCNLPCEFRLNCGHVCSSACHPYDQEHKKYTCNKKCQKVLCELGHRCQLLCYQKCPTDCLTRVEKIVPRCQHKQMVPCHQAPERFVCQEPCQKKLLCGHLCATVCGESCTTTCMATVTLELKCGHKQEGPCHYRRSTVQPDCRAPCKHILKCGHPCPGSCQRCHQGRFHVGCFHRCDKLLVCSHKCREPCTRDCPPCPNRCENRCIHSACRKPCGQPCAPCIEPCAWQCPHQGCSKLCHEPCDRPPCTQPCTKTLQCGHPCIGLCGDPCPNKCRVCHHEDVMEIFFGTEDDAEACFIQLEDCRHIFESTSMDKYMGMDDNQQATEEQLAVKLKECPRCRTPIRRNLRYGAYVNRSLAVIEKVKEKINGAQSDIEAQKAVLKQQWIDKEDLQGYLPTEYIQIRKKLSASHLTAKELWITENKMASLERVGKLLKISSQHMSSGEAFHFDEKVEEFLRWLMDCNQKFSEQQASDLQSELQRLSFLAELNTRCKMGKDTGRGVKVQAEVTAIREVLERMQPFTLQDEDLVKQALKDLAEKLPSSGLGISDDERKMILSAMSLPKGHWYSCPNGHVYAIGDCGGATMSRNCPECNATIGGARHALASGNRVASEMDGAQHAAWSEGNNMLNFGLMNLAD; encoded by the exons ATGGGGTACAAAACGTTGGAGGAGCTCTCAGGGAAAGAACCTTCAGAAATAGCCATTACTCTTGCCTCCAGTTATGGACTGCAAGCTCTACTCGACGAGAGAGAGATGCGAAAGGACCTCGTTCAGCTCCTCTGCCAAGTCCTCTGCAAGGCCTTCTTGTCCAAAACTGACCGTCAAACTTTACAGCACTTGGCTGGCTTAATCAAGAATTCTGGATTCCTCCGAACCATCCTGCCCCATTATGTGATGGGAATGGGGTCAGAGTTCGACCTCACTCGCCGGGAACAGTACCCCCAGCACTTGGACAACATCATGACCCTTCTCGCTGAGGTGCTCAGGATATTCCCGGCTAGCTCGATCCAGGCCGTGTCCATGATAGTGGCCCTCTTCAGACCAGTCATCAACAGCCTGCGAGCCGTGGGGGTGGATGTCCTGGAGCAGACGGAGGAGAGCCTGGAGAGGATCCAGGTCCTGGTGGAGCACCTCCAGGAGAGAGCCAGGGAGGGCACCCTGAAGTCGGACAACTACTCCTTCATCACCCCCCAGGAGGACGCCCCACCTGGGGAGGCCGACTTCAGGACCCTGCCCATCTACCCCACCCCCGAGGAGTTCCACCAGGAACAGAGGCCCTTCCTCAGGCCCAACCTCATCTTCAAACGCTATGACAGCGGACTGCTGTACCTGGACACGCACTTCCGGCTCATGCGAGAGGACTTTGTGAGACCTCTTCGAGAGGGCATCCAGCAGCTGCTTCAGAGCCAGCAGGACCTGGGCAATAAAGACATTCCTTTGAGGAAGAGGCGCTTCGATGACATCACAGTGTACTTTGACACGCGACTGGTGGTTCCAATGTGCACCCGGTCTGGTTTGGCCTATAAGGTCCAGTTTGACTCCAAACCTCTTAAG TTTGTCCGCTGGCAGAACTCCAAGCGGCTGATATACGGGTCCCTGGTCTGCATGTCCTGTGACAACTTTGAGACCTTCCTGTTTGCCACTGTGTCAGACCGGGACCCCAAGGAGCTAGAGAAGGGCTTTGTCCAGATCATTTTCTCAACGGAGAGCAGGCGAGCCCTAGCCGGAGTGGAGGCCCACCAGTCCTTCCTCATGGTGGAGACAACCGCCTACTTTGAGGCCTACCGCTACGTTCTCGAGGGGCTGCAGGAGCTGGAAGTAGAGGATCTGCCCTTCCAGAG GTATATAGTGGAATGTAGCTCAGAGGTCCACCCTCCTGCCTACCTGCCAATGAGGGATACGTATGACCTGTCTGCTATTGCGGTGCCTGAGTTTAAGAGCAGCCGCTTCCACACCCTGGATCCTGAAGCCTGGCCCCCCATGGAGCAGCTGGGATTGGACGAGTCCCAGATGAGAGCCCTTCAGCTCGCCCTCACCAAGGAGCTGGCAATCATCCAGGGACCCCCAGGCACAG GGAAGACCTACACAGGACTAAAGATCGCCCAAgctcttttgaccaatcaggagGTGTGGAAAGGTGTCTTTGACACCTCCCCAATGCTGGTGGTTTGTTATACCAACCACGCTCTAGACCAGTTCCTGGAAG GCATCCACAAGTTTTTACCAGACGGTATTGTAAGAGTGGGTGGGCGAAGCAACAGTGAGGCCCTGAAGCGTTTCACTCTGGGGGAGCTGAAAAGGTCCCATGACTTCCGCCGCAGACTACCACAACATCTTCGCCGTGCCAACAGTGAG ATCTATGATGCACTGCGGACCGAGGAGACTAAGATCCAGACTCAGTCTGTGCAGCTGGAGTGCAGTCTGCGAGGCATTCTAAGGGAACAGTTCCTTCAAAGGTTCATCTCAGAGGAGCACTGGGATAGCCTGTCCCTCCAGCCT GCACTGGATGGTTTTGAGAGCTATGGTGGGAAGAAGCCGTCTATGATAATGGAGTGGCTGGGGTTAGGTTCCACTGCCTTCCAGCAGAGGACACCACATCCTCAAAATGACAATGCAG ATGGGGAAATGGacgaagatgaggaggaggaggacctgaTCGAGATAGCGGAGGAGGCAGACCTGATCCAGGCGGAACGCTTTGTAGAAGTCTCAGACATGCATCATAGTCACGATGATGATCGAAGAAAGATGGAGGAGACAGTCAGGGATATGGCGGAAATGATGCTGGCTATGAACCTGGAGAACACTCAGATACATGCAGAGCAGAGTGAAGAAGGCTGGGAG ATACAGCGGGTGCAGAAGAGGAAGATGAAACATCGTATTAGGAGAGAGCTGGGCAGCAGCTCAGCCATGAGTGAAGATGAGGTAGACACCATTCTGGATGTGTGGACTCTTAGTCTGCCAGACAGATGGAGACTGTACCG GTTATGGGTGGGGCGTTATCGGACGGAGCTGCGTATGCGAGCCCAGCAGGCAGAGCAGGACTATCAGGACGCTGCCGAGCGTCTGGCTGAGATTCGTCTCCGTGAGGACTTATGTGTCCTGAAGGACGCCAAGGTCATCGGCATGACGACCACGGGGGCTGCTAGATGGCGCAAAGCTTTGCAGGAAGTGCGCCCCCGCCTAGTGATCGTGGAAGAGGCAGCAGAGGTACTGGAGGCCCACACCATCACCACTCTGAGCCAAGCCTGCCAGCACCTCATTCTCATTGGAGACCACCAACAG CTCCGGCCCAGTGCAACAGTGTTCGAACTGGCCAAGAACTTCAATCTTGAAGTGTCCATGTTTGAGAGGCTGATCAAGATGGACTTTCCATACGTCAGACTTAACTACCAG CATCGCATGAGGCCAGACATCGCCCGTCTCCTGGTCCCGCACATCTACTCTGAGCTAGAGAACCACCCCTCAGTGATGAACTATGACAATGTTAAG GGTCTTCTCTCCAACATGTTCTTTGTGGAGCATACCTACCCGGAGGAGGAGATCAGGGATGGAAAGAGTCGCCAGAACCTCCACGAGGCCCTCTTCGTGGTAGCGTTGTGTCGCTACCTCCTGTTACAGGAATACCAGCCGTCCCAGATCACCATCCTCACCACTTACACTGGCCAACTCCACTGTCTGCGCAAACTCATGccagccaaagagttcaatgggGTCAAAGTTCATGTTGTTGACAAATACCAAGGAGAGGAGAATGATATTGTCCTGCTGTCGCTGGTTCGAAGTAACAAAGAGGGGAAGGTGGGCTTCTTGAACATCCCCAACCGCGTCTGTGTGGCCCTGTCACGGGCTAAGAAGGGTCTCTACTGCATTGGAAACATGGCCATGTTGGGAAAGGTCAAGCTTTGGAGCAACATCCTGCACACACTGCGAGAGAAAGACCAAGTGGGCCCTGCCCTGACActgtgctgccagaaccaccctGAGCGACACATTAAAGCATTCTGCGGAGACGACTTCAAACATGCTCCTGAGGGAGGCTGCAACCTGCCCTGCGAGTTCCGCTTGAACTGTGGTCACGTGTGCTCCAGTGCTTGCCACCCGTACGACCAAGAGCACAAGAAGTACACATGTAACAAGAAGTGCCAGAAGGTCCTCTGTGAGCTGGGTCATCGATGCCAACTTCTGTGCTACCAGAAGTGCCCTACCGACTGCCTTACGCGGGTAGAGAAAATCGTACCGCGGTGCCAGCACAAGCAGATGGTGCCCTGTCACCAGGCTCCAGAGCGATTTGTGTGCCAGGAGCCCTGTCAGAAGAAGCTGCTGTGTGGCCATCTATGTGCCACAGTGTGTGGGGAGTCCTGCACCACCACCTGCATGGCAACAGTCACCTTGGAGCTCAAGTGTGGACACAAGCAAGAAGGTCCCTGTCATTATAGGAGATCTACAGTACAGCCGGACTGCAGGGCACCTTGCAAACATATTTTGAAGTGTGGCCACCCCTGTCCTGGTTCCTGCCAGAGGTGCCACCAGGGCCGCTTCCACGTGGGCTGTTTCCACCGATGTGATAAGCTCCTAGTCTGCTCCCACAAGTGTCGGGAGCCCTGTACACGTGACTGCCCTCCCTGTCCAAACCGCTGTGAGAATCGCTGCATCCACAGTGCCTGTAGGAAGCCCTGTGGCCAGCCCTGTGCCCCCTGCATAGAGCCCTGTGCCTGGCAGTGTCCTCACCAGGGCTGCAGCAAGCTCTGCCATGAGCCTTGTGACCGTCCACCATGCACCCAACCCTGCACCAAAACCTTGCAGTGTGGGCACCCCTGCATCGGCCTGTGTGGAGACCCCTGCCCCAACAAGTGCCGTGTTTGCCACCACGAGGATGTTATGGAGATCTTCTTTGGTACGGAGGACGATGCTGAGGCCTGCTTTATTCAGCTGGAGGACTGCCGACACATCTTTGAGTCCACGTCCATGGACAAATACATGGGGATGGATGACAACCAGCAGGCTACCGAGGAGCAGCTTGCAGTAAAGTTGAAGGAGTGCCCCAGGTGTCGCACTCCCATCCGCAGGAATCTTAGGTATGGGGCTTACGTCAACCGGAGTCTGGCGGTAATTGAGAAAGTGAAGGAGAAGATTAATGGAGCACAGTCAGATATTGAGGCGCAAAAGGCGGTCCTTAAGCAGCAATGGATTGACAAGGAGGACTTGCAAGGGTATCTACCGACGGAGTACATACAGATCAGGAAAAAACTAAGTGCCTCCCACCTCACAGCTAAGGAACTGTGGATCACGGAAAACAAGATGGCCTCCCTTGAGAGAGTTGGCAAGTTGCTGAAGATTAGTAGCCAGCACATGTCAAGTGGGGAAGCGTTCCACTTTGATGAGAAAGTCGAAGAGTTCCTGAGGTGGCTGATGGATTGTAACCAGAAGTTCTCTGAGCAGCAGGCTTCTGATCTGCAGAGCGAGCTACAGAGGCTGTCCTTTTTGGCCGAGCTCAACACCCGCTGCAAGATGGGTAAGGACACAGGTCGTGGGGTCAAGGTTCAGGCTGAGGTCACAGCCATAAGGGAAGTTCTGGAAAGAATGCAGCCATTTACTCTGCAAGACGAGGACTTGGTAAAGCAGGCACTGAAAGACTTGGCTGAAAAGCTACCAAGCTCTGGCCTGGGGATCAGTGATGATGAACGAAAGATGATACTCTCAGCCATGAGTTTGCCTAAAGGCCACTGGTACTCCTGCCCCAATGGTCACGTCTATGCCATCGGAGATTGTGGAGGCGCCACGATGAGCCGTAACTGCCCAGAGTGCAATGCTACGATTGGTGGAGCACGCCATGCTCTGGCAAGTGGCAACAGAGTGGCATCAGAGATGGATGGGGCACAACACGCTGCGTGGTCCGAAGGTAACAATATGCTGAACTTTGGTCTGATGAACCTTGCTGATTAA